The DNA region TAAGCTCAGCGCGGGGATTGTTGGCGCCATTGGCTGTAATAAAATAGTTGCCACGAATGGGGGATTGAAATTTTCCAGTTAACGACTTTCGATAGTGCCCAAGCTTCAGCCATCCTGCAGATGTATCCAGATTTTTTTCAAGTGCCTGTTTCTTGTAGGATTCGGTAGTCTGTAATGAAAAGCCCCACGAGTACTGTGGGGCCATCAAAAATAGAAACAATATTAAACAATTAAGAACCATGACAAACTGATTGCAGCTCTTTCTGACCAGCAAGTTCTTTATTCAGGTTTTGAACAACTTCAGATGGTGATGTGTTCGCGTTAGGGATGATGCTAGTATAAGAACTTTGTGTGAATGCACCGAAGGCCATAAGAGCTTGTGTATCAGTGCAGCCCTTCATGTTAGCCAAAGTCGCCAGAAGTTGACCGTGACCTTGTGCCATCTCACGGGAAAGTTCTTTTTGATTCACTTCTACAAAGTACTGAACTTCTTTATCGTTCATAACAATTCCGCGGGAAGAACAACCAGATGTACCGGAAGTGATGCCCAAAGGTTGAGTCAGGAAGAAGCTGTTCGTTGTCATTGACAACAATTGCAGGCCTTTGGAATTCTTGGAAATGATGACAGAGCCCAAGCCGCAACCTGAATCGCCGGCAAATGCACTTGCAGAGAACAAGAATAGCACCGTAAATAATACCTTTTTCAACGTAACCTCCTATTGTTTACAATTATGCTGACTCATTACGGGTTCTCCTTCAAACTCAAAGTATTCAAGGTCAAGGGGGGGCGTATGTCAGTGGTTGAAGCAAACAAACAGAATTTCCAGCAACTTGTTCAGGAAAACCAGATAGTAATCATAGACTTCTGGGCTGTATGGTGTGGTCCTTGTAAACGTTTTGCACCGATTTTCGATGCCGTGGCAGCAAAACATCCTGATGTGAAATTCTTGAAAATCAATACTGATGAGGAACCCGAAATTGCCGCAAGTTTTGAAGTGCGTTCAATTCCGACGTTGGCAGTTATTAAAGAACAAGCGATTATTTTTGTTCAACCGGGTGCCGTGAATGAAGAAGTCCTTGAACAGATTGTTAATCGCGCTAAAGAAATCGACATGTCTCAGGTTGAAAAAGAATAGTTTCGACACACGAATGAACTCCGTGAATTGTCACGAAGTCAGATCATAGACAAATTCGTCTTTTTACACAGTTTTTCCACAATTAGAAATTCAGCAAAGAGCTCGAGCATCTACGATGTCCGGGCTTTTTTGGCTTTAAGCTTGCTCCTTGTTTTATTGAAAAATCAAAACGAGAGGTTCAAATGAAACAAGTTCTAAAGAAGCTTACCCTGTCAGCCGTGTGTCTAACTATTATCATTCAAACTCAAACCGCCCACGCGGACCGAGGCAACGTGGCTGCTGCCACCATAGGCGGCGCGATTATAGGTGGTTTGATTGGCGCAACAATCGCGCAGGATTTCGATGATGATGACAATAGGCAATCCCAACATGTTTGGGATCAGGCATTGCGCCGTGATTTTAGGGAAACTCCCTATTCGTGGAGTGGTAACGAACATCGAGGCCGGCTGATTTTTACCGGAGAAGGATACTTCGATGGTTACTATTGCAGAATCTACCGCAGTGAAGTTTGGAATCACAGATCTGACACTCCGATGATCACGCGCGGATATGTGTGCCGTGCTTCAGATGGTTCATGGTTTCGCAGAGAAGAAGCGGAGATTCAGCATGCACGTCGGGACAGACCGGATCGTGGACCAAGATTTGATCGACCTCGCGAGGAACGCCGTGAAGAGCGTCCTGACAATCGTCGTCGCCAAGCTGGTCGCCAACAGCCGGGTGGAAATCACAATGGTGGCCGAGGCGGTGGAAGCGGTGGCGGAAATGGCGGTGGCAATGGAGGCGGATCGAGTTCTGTCACTTGGTACGGAGATGCTGTCAGCGGCACCAGATAAAAGGCATAAAAAAACCCGCTTCTTTCGAGAGCGGGTTTTTTATTTTAATCTTTAAAGTAGAGAACTATTCTTTAACGATTTTAACGTGCTTCATGATAACCGGCTCAGATGGACGATCCATCGCGCCAGTTTTAGAGTTTTCAATAGAGTGAACTACGTCCATGCCTTCAACAACTTCACCGAATACTGCGTGACGACCATCCAACCAAGGAGTTGGAACAGTAGTTACAAAGAACTGAGAACCGTTTGTGTTAGGACCCGCGTTTGCCATGGAAAGGATACCAGGCTTGGAGTGCTTTTGTTGACCAGCTGGGAATTCATCGTCGAAACGGAAGCCTGGGCCACCAGTTCCTGTACCAAGTGGGCAACCACCTTGAATCATGAAGTCTTTGATCACGCGGTGGAAAGTCAAACCATCGTAGAATGGTTTTTTAACTTTTTCGCCAGTTTTAGGATCAGTCCATTCTTTCGTGCCTTCTGCAAGACCCACGAAGTTTTCAACAGTCTTCGGAGCTTTGTCAGCAAGAAGCTTAACTTTGAAAGTACCTTTGTTCGTTTCGAAAATTGCAAACATCTGTTTATCCTTTTTTGTAGCAGTTTCTTTTGTGGCTGGTTTTGCTTCCGCACGGAAACTGAAAGCGGCTAGCAAGAACGCGAAAAGGTAAATCCAAAATACCTTTTTAATATCGATATTCTTCGACATCTAAATACTCCTGATTAGTTATAGAACAACTATTAGTGAGGCCGACGACGAGGGTCAAGTTCCTTCAGGATAGCTACGTTGTCCGAAACTCTCTTGGAGATCTCTTCAAGAAACTTTGAAGGCGAAGTATTAAACGCCACAGCAAGATTGTGAAAGGACTCGTCT from Bdellovibrio sp. GT3 includes:
- a CDS encoding DUF3015 family protein produces the protein MKKVLFTVLFLFSASAFAGDSGCGLGSVIISKNSKGLQLLSMTTNSFFLTQPLGITSGTSGCSSRGIVMNDKEVQYFVEVNQKELSREMAQGHGQLLATLANMKGCTDTQALMAFGAFTQSSYTSIIPNANTSPSEVVQNLNKELAGQKELQSVCHGS
- the trxA gene encoding thioredoxin, whose product is MSVVEANKQNFQQLVQENQIVIIDFWAVWCGPCKRFAPIFDAVAAKHPDVKFLKINTDEEPEIAASFEVRSIPTLAVIKEQAIIFVQPGAVNEEVLEQIVNRAKEIDMSQVEKE
- a CDS encoding peptidylprolyl isomerase, which codes for MSKNIDIKKVFWIYLFAFLLAAFSFRAEAKPATKETATKKDKQMFAIFETNKGTFKVKLLADKAPKTVENFVGLAEGTKEWTDPKTGEKVKKPFYDGLTFHRVIKDFMIQGGCPLGTGTGGPGFRFDDEFPAGQQKHSKPGILSMANAGPNTNGSQFFVTTVPTPWLDGRHAVFGEVVEGMDVVHSIENSKTGAMDRPSEPVIMKHVKIVKE